TAACAAAAATGTTGGCAGTAAAAAACCGCTAAGGGGTAATCATGATAAAAACCGCGCATACCTATTCGCAACTTGGCCAAGATCTGCTGATTAAAAAGAAATTTAAAAGAGCGAATTTTGGCGAATGGTACTGCGTCGATGTAGGTTGCCATCATCCGATTATTAACAACAACACATTTTTATTCTACGAGTTAGGTGCAAGAGTTCTAAATATCGATCCTAATCCGGATTTGGAGGGCTTGTACAAGAGGTATCGCGGAGAAGATAAATTTTTGTGTAGTGCCGTTTCCAATGCACCGTCAACCCAAAAATACTATCGATACTCAAATAGCCAATGGAATGGACTAGAGGAGAATTTAGGGCAGAAAAGCAAACTAGTTTCGACGGAGTTCGTCCCCGTTAGTTCGCTCCAGACGATATTTGTCGAACACAACGTTCCGGAGACAATCGATTTTTTGTCAATTGATACTGAAGGGCACGAACTAAGGGTTCTTCAAGGTGTTGATCTGAACAAATACGATATCGGTTGCATATGTCTGGAATCAAGAATGAACGCCGAAAATCATTTGAATACAGAGCTACACAAATTTCTAACAGATAGATACGTGCTTTTCGCGCACAACGGGCATGACGCTTTATATA
This genomic interval from Labrenzia sp. VG12 contains the following:
- a CDS encoding FkbM family methyltransferase codes for the protein MIKTAHTYSQLGQDLLIKKKFKRANFGEWYCVDVGCHHPIINNNTFLFYELGARVLNIDPNPDLEGLYKRYRGEDKFLCSAVSNAPSTQKYYRYSNSQWNGLEENLGQKSKLVSTEFVPVSSLQTIFVEHNVPETIDFLSIDTEGHELRVLQGVDLNKYDIGCICLESRMNAENHLNTELHKFLTDRYVLFAHNGHDALYIKRK